ATTTTATTCCCCAGTGTGCTTGGTTTTAGCCCATCTCCTCTCCTTACGTGTCAACATGTGAACGAAGGCTGCAAAGAAGAGGGGTATAAGATAAAGGCAGTAAGCCCAGTACTCCACACCTCTGATGAGAGATCTTAAAATACCCACCTTATCCCTCCGCATTCCCAGAAGAACTCCTGGAAAGAAAGCCGCTGTTGATATCAATCCAATAATAACTGGTGCTTCCATTGAAAACCTTATCACATTTCCCAGGTTTAAAATAGCCACAATATAACCGAGCATCACAAAAACGGTGAACAGGAGAAAAACCAGGTACTGTATGGAATCAATCTTCTTGTAAAGTGGTATTTTAGCATCAATTATAGGGGCCAGATACACGAATAAGGTCTCCAGATTACCAGTAGCCCAACGAACCCTCTGCCGGAAAAAAGCCTTCCATTCAGGCACTGCTTCCTGCCAGACCACTGCCTCGGGGCAGTAACGTATTTTATTTCCATCCAGCATCAGCTTAATGCTCATATTCAGATCTTCGGTAACTGCAAAACCATCCCAACCCTCAATATCTTCCACGAATTTTTTCCGGGTTAACTGACCATTACCTCCCAGGAAACCGGATTTCCCCATGATATCCCGTGCTCTGAGTATTACGTTGCCAAAAATTGAGAACTCAACCTCCTGCATCTTGGTAAGCAGGTTCCGGTCGGCATTGTACATACGCACCCTAGCTTGAACCCCAGCTACATCATCATCGTCCAAGTAAGGGATGATTTTATTTAAAAAATCAGATTCTATACGGGCATCCGCATCAAAAACAGCGATAACATCCCCCTGACATACCCTAACCCCATCGTTAAGAACATATCCCTTACCTTTACCGGCTCGTGGTGGTTTACGGGTGACAATACGCAGGTAATTAAATTCACCCTTTAAATTACCAAGAACTTCCCTGGTTTTATCGGTGGAACCATCGTTAATTACTATGATCTCATAATTACGCTTTCCATCTTTATAATAATCTAACTCCGCCAGGGAACGAACACAACGCCCGATGGTGAGCTCTTCATTGTGTGCAGGGATAAGAATGCTGATAAAGGGTAGTTCCGTCCCTCCGGGGGGTGAAGGTTTCTTTAAACTCACGGCGATAATGAATAAGTTGTAAAATGCCGGTATGAATAGGAGGTACATAAGCCAGGTCATACTTCTGGTGGCCAGACTGTAAACAATCAATGAAATGATAATGGCACTGATGAAGAACACTGCGGTCTTTTCAATAACCATTTCCCCTTCCTTAACAGTGATCTTATGGTCTATCTCTTCTATCCTCTGAGTTTCTGATTGGTGTTGTTGAAGGGCGGTTTCTAGGGTGATGTAAAGTTCATCAATCTGGTAAGGTTTGGGCAGGTAACCAAAGGGGGATGTTTTAAGAGCTCTTTCTATAGTAACATCATCGGTGTAGGCACTGAGGTAAACCACTGGGATGTCCAGGTCATGGATATGTTCGGCAACATTGATGCCGTCCAGTTCTCCACTCAAGACGATGTCCATAAGTATCAGATCCGGACGGAATAATTCTGCCTTTTTTATAGCATCCTGGCCATTGGCCACAGTATCCACTACCAGGTAACCCATATCCTCCAGCTGGGCCGCAAGATCCATGGCAGTGATGATCTCATCTTCCACAATCAATATCTTGGGACGTTCTTCCCATGGGACCTCATCCTCATAACTGGTTAGAGGTACACCGTCACCCAGACCTTTATAACGGATTGATTCAACTTTATCACGGTATTCATGATGTTTTTGGAGGGTGGTTTCCAGGGTTAACTGCAGTTCTTTATCTGGGTAGGGTTTGATAATGTAACCATAAGGGCTGGTGGATTTAGCCCTCTGCAATGTCACCTCATCAGAATAAGCAGTTAAAAAGACCACCGGGATGTCGAGGGAGCTTATTTTCCGCGCAGCTTGGATTCCATCCATTTCACCCTGAAGCACGATATCCATGAGCACCACATCGGGCCGAAATTCTGCTGCAGCGTCAATTGCCTCTTCACCACTGGCCGCAATTGCCGGAACTATAAACCCAGCATTCACCAGTTTATCCTTAAGATCCAAGGCAGTTACCATTTCATCTTCCACGATGAGTACTGATGCTGGCTTCATATCCCTTTTCTCCACAAAATAATTATCAGGTATTGACTGTAAATGGGATATTTACGGGAAAGATTACAGTAGATATGTAAATTTAATATAATCTTTCCAATAAACTTCTAAATCCTTTTTTTTGTTATTTAGTTGTTATTAATTTTATTAAAATAAGAATAAAAATATTTTGATTAATTTGGGGTTTAATCAATCTACACTCTTATCCTGGACTGATACACAGAATCTGCACAGTGCACTGGGGGTTTCTTTTTGTTTATCCTTAACCGGGCAGAGATAAACACCACCTACCAGTCGCAGGGTGAAACCACCAGGGAACCGGGTTCCCATAGGGTGTATGGATTCTTCCCTTACAAATGCAGTGTAGGCAGAAACCAAACGGGCTATGAGGTGGAAACATCGCTCATCATCAGTGCTTGAGTTTAGGGCCTGTTCGTCCTGAACTTCTAAAAATTCACTAAGTTTAGTCGGGTTCACCTCTCCCTGATAAGAGGATTGGTCATCCTTTATATCCTTGATCCGGGTGAAAAATGCCCTGGTGAACCTGGCAATATATTCATCCCTTTCACGGGGTGGCATGAAAGTGGCATCTTCCCTGAGGAAGTGGGAGGCCTTCATTATATCCTGTATATAGATGGATCTGGCTTCCTTTTTCAGTACTTTCAATAGATCATTTTTACTCAGGGCCTGGTTTAAATCAATTTCATCCAGTTTCTTCACCATATTTAGCTTCCCAAATGGTTTTTTTTTAATCATTACCAATGTTTTTTTAATCAAATTCATAAATTTTATCCCTTACATTTAATCCTTAAATTACAACCATTAGGTTAAATTCTTAATCATTAAGTTAAAGCCTTCATTATTGGGCTAAGTCTTAATCACATCTGTATTTGATTAATTGGCATGTGGGGTTTAAAATTTTGTCTGTAATCTAAAAATAAAAAAAAATTCCTGGAAAAATTACATATCTGGTTCCTGCTCTGCAATGCAAAATCCACAAACTGCCAGTGGGTTGTTCTCGTTATTCTTTTTTACTGGGCAGTAATAGATATCATTATCTTTGCGTACCTTCAAACCACCAGGGAATGGTGTACCCATCGGATGGATTGGTTCTTCCAGTATGAATGTGGTATAAATGGACATGATCAGATAGGGCTTAAATGATCGGTTATTTTCACCAAACTCTGTTTCCATTATTTTTTCCTGTTTTTCCAGGAGCTGGATGGATTCTTCCAGCTCAACAAGATCAACATGTCCGGTGTAGGATGTTTTATCATTTTTAACATCTCGGTAACCCTTTAAATACCCTTCGGTGTACATTTTAATGTACTCTTCCTTGTAATGGGGGTTTACATGTTCCATATTCTTCTTGAGGAAGCTGCAGGTTTTGATGAAATCATGGATATGCACATGATTGGCTTCACCCTTCAACGCCTTCAGGAGATCATTTTTTGAAATTTCCCGGGAAAAATCCAGTTCTTTGATAATCATGTTCCCAATTACTTTATTTTCATTCTCCAGCTCAACGGGTTACCTTAATCAAAGCCACTTTATATCAGTAATCTCCTTAAATAGAATATTCCATGGGGGTTAATCATGCGAATGATACTTTTTAAGTATACTCTCCGCAGTTTTAGGCCCTATACCTTCAATCCGTAGTAGTTCCTCTCGGGAAACGTAACGAAGGTCTGTTCCGAAGGCATCTACCAGTGCCCGTGCACGTCTGCGGCCCAGACGCTTGATTCCCACCACCAGTGGGAGTAACTCCTCCTTCACCCCGTAATAGAGTCTGGCGGTGAGGGTTTCCATGGAATCTAGTCCGCTATAGACACCCAGAACTTGGCATATTTCCCGGTGGAACTTCACCAGTCGGGATGCCTCATAGGCTGCTCTCCGGGTGGATGCCGCATAAACATTGAAGGCATTTTCAATCTCATACTCGCTCCGTTCATCCATCCATTCCATAAGGGTGGCAGCAGTGGCCTCATCGTTACCCACATCCACCACAAACAAACCTGCACGGTTGAGCCGATCCCGGACCGGGTCTCGGCTTTTACGGCCTTTAAAGGAGATGGGGATCAGATCAGGGGTGCGGCATATCTCATAGATTAAACGGGACATTTCCACTTCTCCACCAGAACGGGCAAATTCCTTAAGACGCACCGCAGTCTGCACTGCATAGTTACTTTTGGCAATTAACATGCCAAAGGCAGTGGCCCTCAGACCATCCGGAACTGCCTGGATCATTCCGTGTTCCATCAGAAAATCCAGTGCCTCCTTAACTTGAAACTGAATGGTATCCGAGGCAAATAAAGAAGAATACTCCGAGTGGGTCATCTGGAAACCAGAAAAAGTGTCTTTGAAAAATTCCAGGAGTTCATCCAGATTCCGAGCCATCCCAGCTGCCACCTGTGAAATGATCTGGCGGTAAACTGCATCCCGGTTTTCCAGTAACTTGGAGTTGGTGGCTTCAATCTCCCCGTAGATGTACTGATACTGGAGTTGTTCAGCTTCAGAGAGGGTTTTACCAATCAGGTAGGAGTAACCCTCCTTATCATACCCCGGACGCCCGGCACGGCCTGACATTTGCAGGTAATCGAACACCGGTATGGGTTGAGGTCCCTGACTGGTCCAGCGGGTGTAATCCCGGATAACCACGTTCTTAGAGGGGAGGTTCACCCCGTACATCAGGCTGGGGGTGGCGGTGATCATCAGAAGGTTCCCGGCACGGAACTCCTCCTCAATGATCTCCTTCTGACGATCAAATAGGCCTGCATGGTGGAAGGCCATCCCATTCTCCGCGCATTCTGCTAGTTTCAGGCACACTTCAGTGGGTAGGGATCCGCGTCTCTTGGGAACATCCAGGATCTTTTCAGCCACCCTTTTAAATGCCTTTTTCTTCTCCGCGGGCAGAGTCCTTTTTATTTTACCTGCCAGGTAGTTGGCCAGTGATTCAGTGAAACGGCGAGTGGAAACAAATACCAGGGCCTGGCTGGATTCCTCCATGGAATCCTTAAGAATTCGAAGTATAACATCATTCTTGTTTTTGATACCGAATTCTTCAGTGTTCAGAACTTCTTTAAAAAGGGGAACTGGCCGATAATCATGTTCCACCACCCGGGCACCCAGCCAGGTGGAAAGTTCCTCCATGTTCTGCAGGGTGGCCGATAGGGCGATTAACCTCATCCCGGGATGGAGCATACGGGAACGGGTGATGGCGCATTCAATGGTGGGGCCACGACTATACTCCCCGATCATATGGAATTCATCCACAATGAGGAGATCCACATCAGAAAGGGCGTTCAAGTTGAAACGGGTCAGTGCATCGTAGGATTCGAAGACCATCACTGCCAAATCCGATGAAGAGGGATGTTTACCCACCTTGATACCGTGTTCTTCGAATTTTTTAAATTCCTTAACCTTCTCATTCTGGATGGATAAAAGGGGAACTGCATAAACCACTTTACCCCCATCGAGGATTGTCCGGAGGGCGGCCATCACTCCCAGGAGGGTTTTACCACTGGCAGTGGGTATGGCAATGATGTAATTTTCCTTTTCATCCAGAAGCCCGGCATCTACCACTGCATTCTGGGCAGGGTTAAGCTCCTTAATCTGGGGGTAAGACTCCTTTATTATCTTCCTGATAGCTGGATCCACAGATTCAAGACTCATATTTCCTTCCTTTTCTTCGAACTTCTAATAAATTAAATTTTATATAATCCGTTGTTGATTATAATTCGATTTTTTCCTTGCGGATTACTTCAATATCAGTGATAGCGGTGGAAGGGTACTGTCCATTTTCATCCTTTTCCACACTCTTAACCATGTCCCAGATGGTCAAAAGACCCACACTGACCCCTGTGATGGCTTCCATTTCCACACCAGTCTTCCCGGTGCTGCTCACCTGCACTGTAACCTCAATAGATTCAGGGTTCACTTCAAATTCCACTTCCACCCCTCCGATGGGTATTGGATGGCATAGGGGTATCATCTGGGGAGTATTTTTAACAGCTTGGATGGCTGCTATTTGGGCAGTGGTGAGCACGTTACCCTTTTTAAGTTCTCCCTTTTCAATGAGATCAATGGTCTCTTTTTGCAGTTTTATTCTTCCCTGGGCAAGGGCGGTTCTTTTGATGATTGGCTTATCCCCTACTTCTACCATGTGCACCCCACTCTGGGTGAGGTGTGTGAATTCTTTTTCATCCATATCCATTCATCTCCATCTATTAGTGTGTTATCATGTATTTACAAAACCCTTTTAATTATTTTAAACGCCTAAGTTCTTCTAAAATCTCCAGATTTTAAACTCAGATAAACTATTAATTATTATTCTATTTTGATTCTAATTATTTCTTAGAGTATGATGGTTTGCTTTGTTTATTATAATGTTGGATAGAGCGAGTGATAAATAATAATTTAAATTGAAATAAAACTTGAAATTTCCATTATGATTTACTTTCAGAGTAAGTGTAATTGTTTCATCAAGAGTTAACTAACGAACGGTAATTAAATAGTTTAAAACCTTATAACTAGTGGATTAATAAGGTATCTTTACGGTACTGTATTTCATGGCATGTTCCCGGGCAGCAACTATCTTCTCTTCCAGTAATGTTTTGTTTTCTAGGATTTCATCCAACGCAGTTGCCATTTCCAGGGGATTTTCAGGTTCAACTACTCGTCCTACTTTATCATTTATTAAATCAGTGATTCCCCCTACACTGGTGGCCACCACTGGCAGACCACTGGCCATGGCCTCCAGGATAGTGATGGGAGACCCTTCAGACACACTGGGGAGAACAAAAACATCAGCAGATGGCATAATTTTCTCCACGTCACGACGGGCACCAACGAAAACCACGTCACTGATCTCTTCATTTTGAACTTTCATCTCCAGCTCCTGGCGGAGGGGACCATCACCCACCACTACCAGCTCTGCAGGGGTATTCATTAACATCTTAGCATCCAGGAGATATTTAACACCCTTCTGGAACACCAGATTTCCCACAAATAGTAGCACTGGCTTATCAGAACTCATCTCTATATCAGGGGGGAGTTCCTTATTCTGGGGGGTGAATTTTTCTACATCCACTGCATTGGGAGTTATGTAAATTTTATCCGGATTTATACCCAACTCCAACACTTTTTCCTGCAGTGTCTGGTTAACCACCAGCACATAATCAGCTCTTTTAAGGGTAAACTTGATTAGTCCCCTTAGAAGGGGATTTTTAGCCTGTATCATGAGATCGGATCCATGGGCGGTTACTGCAGTTTTTTTACCCATGATGGAACCCACACAAACTCCGATAAGCCCTGGGGGTAGTAGGAAGTGGGCGTGGATAAGGTCAATCTTTAAACGGTGTACCATGCCTATCAGTTTGAAAAAAGAGGATATGGAAAAGAATAAACCCCTTAAACCTTTAATGTTGGGTGCGGAGGCTGTTTCTACTTTAACTCCTCCAACATCCCTAATATCCTGGTGGGGATAGGTTAACACGTAAACTTCATCTCCTCGTTTTACCAGTTCCCTGGATAGAAGATAAGTGTGGGATGAAACACCTCCAATATGGGGGGGGTATTGTCCTAATATGCACACACGCATGATTTCACCATAAACTTTGAGTTGGAATGTAAATAAGACATTGAATTGACTATATAATCATTGAATCCACTAATAAAATAATATATTTCATATATTCCTTTTATAAAATGTGTTTTCGTAAATCTATAAATATCTAAAAATCTAAAAATCTAAAAATCTAAAAATCCGAAACATCTGAGTATCTGTTCTAATCATCGAAGTTAGGATTGATGATTAAGTAATTCAACCCGGTAATTACTGTTGAGTACAGTGCCATCCATCTTTAAAATAATCACTTCTGGCTTTAGATCAAACCTGTCCTGGCAACGTTCCTTGATGGAACTGGCTATGGAGTTGAAAACCATATCCACCATACCTTCTCTTTCCAGGATTTCAATCATGTCCTCGGTGGTGTTGGAGTTGAAAACTTCCTCCATTACTTTTTTATTCCCACCTCTTAGTCCGGTGTGGGTGGTTATTATCTCCCTGCGACCATCTGCCAGGCGATGCTCTGTCTGGAAGATACCTCCGGCTATTTTAACCAGTTTACCAGCATGGCCCATGATTATTAATTTGGATAAGTCACTTTTACTTGCTTCTTCCAGCATGTAACCCACCAGGTTACCCATTTGGATTATCTGGTCATCTTCCACATCCAGCAACTGACGGGCCAGTTTTTCTCCAATATTCCCGGGAACGAAAACCAGTTCCTGATATCCTTCGGCCAGTGCCACATCCAGCTGACATTTCTTGGCCTTCTGGAAACTTTCTGAATTCATGGAACGGGCAATTCCAGTGGTTCCCAGTATGGAAATGCCATCCACAATACCCAGACGGGGATTCATAGTCCTACGGGCAATTTTCCTACCCTGAGGTATGGTGATCAAGACTTGGGCACCTTTACCTGGTGGCAGTGCAGCCTCCAGGTTGGACTGGATCATCTTCCTTGGAACCGGGTTTATAGCTACTTCTCCCACTGGTAGTTGTAATCCTGGTTTGGTTATCCGGCCTACCCCTTCCCCACCAGTGATTATTATGCTTGGTTTATCTGTAAGATGAACCTCGGCATGCACTTCTAAATTGATGGTGACATCAGGGTCATGGTAAGGCATTTTAACAACTGAAGCCCTCCCAGAGTGGTCACTTATTTTATGAGAACTCTTAACTGAAATATCCAGACATCCCAGGGGTGTTTGGATATTAACCCCGGAAACTTTTTCCCCTTTTATGGATTGTAATGCGGCTAAAGCTGCGGCAGTGGCTGCACTTCCTGTGGTTATTCCATAATTGTCACTTTCAACTGGTAAAGAAACAGATGGGGGGGATGATTTATTGTTCTCCCTGCCAGGTTTAGAATTAGCATAAGATAAATTCTGGTCTTTTAAATTGGAATGATTTTCTTCCATGGTAATAAAAAAAAATAAGGGATTATTTATTCTTTTCTTCTTCTATGGCACTTGTCAGTTCTTCTTTAGATGGAGCGCCCACAAAACGCACAACTCCGTTTAAAGCAATAGCAGGCACGGCCATTAACCCATATTCAACTGCTTTTTCCCGATCAACCATGATGTCAATTTTTTCAACTTCCATAGTGCCAGGCATTTCTTTTTCAACTTCATTTACAACTTCAATAGCCATAGGACAGTAAGGACAGGAAGGAGATGTGAACACCTCAACTTTTACAACCATATTTTCACCTCATTTTTTAAAACTATGTTCGAAAGTAAATCTTATTGATTAGAATTCTATGATTATTTATTTAAATTCTTTTTTATGGAATCTTATTTTTATAAATTTCGAGATGGATTTTTTGAGGATTACACTTTTTATATAATCAAAAGATTGTCACCGGAAACCCAGGTAAGGGATCCGGTTATCATCTTAAACTGTAATCCACAGAGCTTTCTACAGAACCCTCATTCAATAAACTTCCAATTCCCTTACCTAGTGCATAGGCAAAGTTGGTGGAGTAACCCTTAATAATATCCGCCAGGGTCTCGGTAGGGGTGATGGTTATTACCTCATAGTCTCCCTTTATTCCCCCCAGTCGGGCTGCTGATTCAATGGCCTTTTCCCGGTCACCAGTTTCATCTATTAACTTCAATTCCTTGGCCTGGGTTCCGGTGTATATTTTTCCCTCGGCAATGCTCCGCACATAGTCCAAATCCAGTTTACGGTTTTCAGCCACCTGCTTAATGAAGTACTCATAATCCTGATTAACCATCTCCTGCAACATCCGCTCTTCTTCAGGGGTTAAATTACGGTAGGAAGCACCCATATCTTTATACTCCCCTGCTTTAATTGCGTACTGGTTAACACCGATCTTCTGGTAAAGTCCAGAAAGATCAGTTAGGCTGAGTATAACTCCAATACTACCCACAATGGATGATGGGCTGGCCATGATCTTATCGGCAGGTGAGGCAACCAGGTAGGCTCCGGAGGCACCAATATCACTGATCCAAACCACCACTGGTTTTTTAGCAGTTTTAACCACATTCATGATCTCTTCACTGGCCACTGGTGAACCACCGGGGCTGTTAACATCTAGGACAATGGCACTCACAGAACCATCTTTTTCGGCCTGTTTAATACCCTCAGTTATGGTTTGGGGTGATGCTACTCCTCCTCCTCCCAGAATGTTAGATTGGCTGTAGGCAATTTCACCCTGGACCGGTACAATTGCCACGGTGTTTCCGAAGCTGGTGCCATTGGTGAACTGGTCACTACTCCCTAAAAGGGATATGATGGCTATAAAAAGAACTAGAAGGATTAAAAATCCTCCTCCCACAATACCCAAAACTAGTCTGGTATCTTTACTCATATTATTACCTAGTGTTTCTTGATTATTACTTTTACATTATAATATTAATTATATTCTATTTTTTATTTATTCCATCGATGTATTTATTAGTCTTTTTATTTCTATGTATATAAAATAAGTGCAATACTCCATAGGAGTTAACTTTTACAGGTGATAATTTGAAAGCAATTGTCCGGTCACCCGGATCAGCAACGGTAATTAATGCCATATCCACGGGTTGCGGATCTGCATTTGGTATCCAACTTTATGTAACTGCCAAAGCCAGTTTAAAGTCATCAAAACGAATATTCAAAGCAGATAAGGATGTTGACACCACACTTATGGAAATTTGTGTGAGAAATGTACTTGATAAATTTAATGTGGACACCGGGATAGAAATAAAGACCAGTTCCACCTTACCTGTGGCCTCGGGACTATCAAGCAGCAGTGCCACTTCCAATGCAGTGGTTCTGGCCACATACCAGGCCATGATTAATGATGGTTTAATACCTGAGGGTAGTTTAAATGATTCAGATATACTTAATCTGGCCATTGATTCCTCTCTGGAGGCAGGGGTTACCATTACCGGGGCATTTGATGATGCCAGTGCCTCCTTTTTCGGAGGTCTAACCATCACCCACAATCCTCGACGTGAGATCTTCCACCGAGGCCCCATGGAGGAGCAAAATATATTAATATACATGCCCAATAGAAAGTCACCTACTGCCCAATCTGATGTCGGTAGGATGAAACTCCTGGCCCCCTGGGTGAAACTCGCATTCCAGGAAGCACTCAAAGGCAACGTATATGGAGCTCTGACATTAAACGGAATTTTATATAGCGCTGCGCTTAGTTTTGATGCTGGAATTGCTTTGGATGCCTTAAATTCAGGTGCACTGGCCGCAGGTCTTTCAGGAACTGGCCCCTCATTTGTAGCCATAGTTCCTGAAGAGAATATAAGCGGTGTTCAGGAAGCATGGAGTTCGTATCCTGGGCGGGTAATATTAACTCAGGCGGATAATATGGGAACCAAGGTGGTTGACCATGGATAGGGCAGAAGCGTTACAACTCTTGGAAAGCTCTCGGAAAAAAATTGATTTACTGGATGAAAAGATAATAAAGCTCATAAAAGAGCGAACTTCCCTGGCCACTGATATTTACCAGGCCAAGATTGTTCTGGGAATGAAAATTCATGATCCAGAAAGGGAAGAGTTTATCCACCATAAGATCCGAGAAATAGCTAAAGAGCAGGAAATAGATAAAGACAGTCTCACCCAGATCACTATGATACTGACGGATTTGAGCAAAAAAGAACAACAGAAAATACAAGGAGGTAAAAAGCATGGGTAACATTAGAACATCATTCGTTAAAAGAACATCCAAAGAACTGATTGAAACTTATCCCGGTAAATTCACCACAGATTTCGATGAAAATAAGAAGTTAGTGCAGGAATTCTCCACTGTAAGTACCAAGCATCTGCGGAACAAAATCGCAGGTTACGTAACTCGATTGGTTAGAAATAATTACTTCTAAGGTTGGTTGCTATGGGAATAATAGTGGCCAAGTTTGGAGGAACATCCATCGGAGATGGGAAAAGGATCAAAAAAGCAGCCCGTGCAGTGGTTAAAGAGTACATGCAGGGCAAGAAGGTGGTGGTTGTGGTTTCAGCCATCAACAAGACCACCGATGACATCCTGGAAATTGTAAACAGATCCATAGGAGAAGCCATCACTGAAAAACAAATGGCAGACATAATATCCATGGGGGAAATAACCAGTGTAAGGGTTTTTTCGTCCACAATAGAATCCCTGGGTGTCAAGTCAGAGTACGTTGATCCTCACATGGAAATTTGGCCAGTTATAACTGACAGCAACTATCTAAATGCCAAAATTGACTTTGCAGAGACTGAAATCAGATCCAGGGAGATCTTAAAACTCCTGGATCAGGGAGTCATCCCCGTTATCTGCGGTTTCCTAGGAAAAGACAAAGAAGGTAACATCACCACCCTGGGAAGGGGTGGAAGTGACATAACTGCCTTCCTGATGGGACACTGCCTCCATGCAGAAGAGGTGATCATTGTCACCGATGTTGGAGGAGTAATGTCCACTGATCCCAATAAATTACAGACTGCCAGAAAACTGGACAAAATCAGTGTTGAAGAAATGAGGGATCTGGCAACCCACGGAGCCCAGGTATTACACCCCCATGCTCTGCGCTATAAAGACCCTAAAATCAACGCTAAAATCATAGGATTTGAACATGGTGATCTTTCAGTACCAGGCACAGAGATAATGGGTCCCTCCAAGGATAAAATGCTAAGATCAACCACCCTAAACAATGAACCCATTTCAGTCATTGCCGTGGTCGGTGAAGAGATGCTGACCAAAGTGGGAATACTAGCCGAACTCACCAAAACTCTTCAGGATAATGATATCAATATTTATGGTATATCCACCGGTCAAAACTCAATAACCCTTTTCATTGATAAATCAGTGGCTGATGCTGCCCATGAAATCCTTCATGAGGTAGTGGTGAAAAATCCGGATATGAGTTCCCTGTCACTGGGTCGGGAGATCGCCATGATCACCGTCAACAGCCAGGATTTCATAGACACCCCAGGAATAATCACCAAAATCACCGCACCTTTACGTCAGAATAAAATAAACATAGTGGAAATTTCATCAAGTCAAACTTCAGTTGTTATATTCGTGGACTG
This DNA window, taken from Methanobacterium subterraneum, encodes the following:
- a CDS encoding response regulator; translation: MKPASVLIVEDEMVTALDLKDKLVNAGFIVPAIAASGEEAIDAAAEFRPDVVLMDIVLQGEMDGIQAARKISSLDIPVVFLTAYSDEVTLQRAKSTSPYGYIIKPYPDKELQLTLETTLQKHHEYRDKVESIRYKGLGDGVPLTSYEDEVPWEERPKILIVEDEIITAMDLAAQLEDMGYLVVDTVANGQDAIKKAELFRPDLILMDIVLSGELDGINVAEHIHDLDIPVVYLSAYTDDVTIERALKTSPFGYLPKPYQIDELYITLETALQQHQSETQRIEEIDHKITVKEGEMVIEKTAVFFISAIIISLIVYSLATRSMTWLMYLLFIPAFYNLFIIAVSLKKPSPPGGTELPFISILIPAHNEELTIGRCVRSLAELDYYKDGKRNYEIIVINDGSTDKTREVLGNLKGEFNYLRIVTRKPPRAGKGKGYVLNDGVRVCQGDVIAVFDADARIESDFLNKIIPYLDDDDVAGVQARVRMYNADRNLLTKMQEVEFSIFGNVILRARDIMGKSGFLGGNGQLTRKKFVEDIEGWDGFAVTEDLNMSIKLMLDGNKIRYCPEAVVWQEAVPEWKAFFRQRVRWATGNLETLFVYLAPIIDAKIPLYKKIDSIQYLVFLLFTVFVMLGYIVAILNLGNVIRFSMEAPVIIGLISTAAFFPGVLLGMRRDKVGILRSLIRGVEYWAYCLYLIPLFFAAFVHMLTRKERRWAKTKHTGE
- a CDS encoding DUF2115 domain-containing protein, whose protein sequence is MNLIKKTLVMIKKKPFGKLNMVKKLDEIDLNQALSKNDLLKVLKKEARSIYIQDIMKASHFLREDATFMPPRERDEYIARFTRAFFTRIKDIKDDQSSYQGEVNPTKLSEFLEVQDEQALNSSTDDERCFHLIARLVSAYTAFVREESIHPMGTRFPGGFTLRLVGGVYLCPVKDKQKETPSALCRFCVSVQDKSVD
- a CDS encoding DUF2115 domain-containing protein, which produces MIIKELDFSREISKNDLLKALKGEANHVHIHDFIKTCSFLKKNMEHVNPHYKEEYIKMYTEGYLKGYRDVKNDKTSYTGHVDLVELEESIQLLEKQEKIMETEFGENNRSFKPYLIMSIYTTFILEEPIHPMGTPFPGGLKVRKDNDIYYCPVKKNNENNPLAVCGFCIAEQEPDM
- a CDS encoding DEAD/DEAH box helicase, translated to MSLESVDPAIRKIIKESYPQIKELNPAQNAVVDAGLLDEKENYIIAIPTASGKTLLGVMAALRTILDGGKVVYAVPLLSIQNEKVKEFKKFEEHGIKVGKHPSSSDLAVMVFESYDALTRFNLNALSDVDLLIVDEFHMIGEYSRGPTIECAITRSRMLHPGMRLIALSATLQNMEELSTWLGARVVEHDYRPVPLFKEVLNTEEFGIKNKNDVILRILKDSMEESSQALVFVSTRRFTESLANYLAGKIKRTLPAEKKKAFKRVAEKILDVPKRRGSLPTEVCLKLAECAENGMAFHHAGLFDRQKEIIEEEFRAGNLLMITATPSLMYGVNLPSKNVVIRDYTRWTSQGPQPIPVFDYLQMSGRAGRPGYDKEGYSYLIGKTLSEAEQLQYQYIYGEIEATNSKLLENRDAVYRQIISQVAAGMARNLDELLEFFKDTFSGFQMTHSEYSSLFASDTIQFQVKEALDFLMEHGMIQAVPDGLRATAFGMLIAKSNYAVQTAVRLKEFARSGGEVEMSRLIYEICRTPDLIPISFKGRKSRDPVRDRLNRAGLFVVDVGNDEATAATLMEWMDERSEYEIENAFNVYAASTRRAAYEASRLVKFHREICQVLGVYSGLDSMETLTARLYYGVKEELLPLVVGIKRLGRRRARALVDAFGTDLRYVSREELLRIEGIGPKTAESILKKYHSHD
- the moaC gene encoding cyclic pyranopterin monophosphate synthase MoaC, coding for MDEKEFTHLTQSGVHMVEVGDKPIIKRTALAQGRIKLQKETIDLIEKGELKKGNVLTTAQIAAIQAVKNTPQMIPLCHPIPIGGVEVEFEVNPESIEVTVQVSSTGKTGVEMEAITGVSVGLLTIWDMVKSVEKDENGQYPSTAITDIEVIRKEKIEL
- a CDS encoding glycosyltransferase, which gives rise to MRVCILGQYPPHIGGVSSHTYLLSRELVKRGDEVYVLTYPHQDIRDVGGVKVETASAPNIKGLRGLFFSISSFFKLIGMVHRLKIDLIHAHFLLPPGLIGVCVGSIMGKKTAVTAHGSDLMIQAKNPLLRGLIKFTLKRADYVLVVNQTLQEKVLELGINPDKIYITPNAVDVEKFTPQNKELPPDIEMSSDKPVLLFVGNLVFQKGVKYLLDAKMLMNTPAELVVVGDGPLRQELEMKVQNEEISDVVFVGARRDVEKIMPSADVFVLPSVSEGSPITILEAMASGLPVVATSVGGITDLINDKVGRVVEPENPLEMATALDEILENKTLLEEKIVAAREHAMKYSTVKIPY